In Elaeis guineensis isolate ETL-2024a chromosome 1, EG11, whole genome shotgun sequence, a genomic segment contains:
- the LOC105060295 gene encoding amino acid transporter AVT6A has translation MAIGSLPPIERKEGGKNEEIRDETTPLLPIIQENGEFSEFNGASFPGAVFNLSTTIVGAGIMALPATMKVLGLVPGILMIIFVAFLTESSVEMLIRFSRAGKATSYGGVMGDAFGRCGRMLLQISVTVNNMGMMIVYMIIIGDVLSGTSSSSIHHSGILEGWFGEHWWNSRAFVLLATTLIVFVPLTSFKRVDSLRYTSALSVALAVVFVVITAGIAIIKLLNGSILMPRLFPKISDLASVWNLFTAVPVVVTAYICHFNVHSIDNELEDSSQIRPIVQTSLALCSIVYIATSFFAFLLFGDSTLDDVLANFDSYLGISYSSILNDIVRVSYAGHIMLVFPMIFFALRLNLDGLIFPLASPLSSDNRRFAFITVTLLSLSYLAAIFVPSIWDAFQFTGATAAVCIGFIFPAAITLRDPHGIATNRDRILSAFMIVLAVFSSAVAIYSDAHSLFQKSKEA, from the exons ATGGCAATTGGAAGCCTTCCACCGATCGAGAGGAAGGAAGGTGGGAAGAATGAGGAGATTCGAGATGAGACTACTCCGCTGCTACCAATCATCCAGGAGAATGGGGAATTTAGTGAATTCAATGGAGCTTCCTTTCCAGGGGCTGTTTTTAATCTATCGACAACCATTGTTGGAGCTGGCATCATGGCTCTGCCTGCCACCATGAAAGTCTTGGGGCTGGTCCCTGGGATTTTGATGATCATTTTTGTTGCTTTCCTCACCGAGTCTTCGGTCGAGATGCTGATAAGGTTTAGCCGGGCAGGGAAGGCAACTTCATATGGAGGAGTCATGGGAGATGCATTCGGGAGGTGTGGACGAATGCTGTTGCAGATTAGTGTGACTGTGAATAATATGGGCATGATGATTGTGTACATGATTATTATTG GTGATGTGCTATCTGGAACATCTTCTAGCAGCATTCACCACTCTGGGATTCTGGAAGGATGGTTTGGAGAACATTGGTGGAATTCCCGTGCTTTTGTTCTTCTAGCAACAACCCTCATCGTGTTCGTTCCATTGACAAGCTTTAAGCGTGTAG ATTCATTGAGATACACTTCAGCCTTATCAGTTGCTCTAGCGGTTGTTTTTGTTGTTATAACTGCTGGAATTGCCATCATCAAGTTACTGAATGGAAGCATTCTGATGCCCAGACTGTTTCCCAAAATATCAGATTTAGCATCTGTCTGGAATCTTTTCACTGCTGTCCCCGTTGTTGTCACTGCATATATCTGCCATTTCAATG TTCACAGCATTGATAATGAGCTTGAAGACTCTTCGCAGATTCGACCAATCGTGCAGACTTCACTAGCCCTCTGCTCTATTGTCTACATAGCTACAAGCTTCTTTGCTTTCCTTCTCTTTGGTGACTCCACACTTGATGACGTGCTTGCCAACTTCGACTCCTATCTCGGTATCTCATACAGCTCCATTCTTAATGACATTGTCCGAGTGAGCTATGCTGGACACATCATGCTCGTCTTCCCTATGATCTTCTTCGCACTCCGACTCAACCTTGATGGCCTAATCTTTCCCTTAGCGAGTCCTTTGTCTTCAGATAACCGGAGATTTGCATTCATTACAGTGACGCTCCTCTCTCTGAGCTACTTGGCTGCAATTTTTGTTCCCAGTATTTGGGATGCCTTCCAGTTTACTGGTGCAACTGCTGCTGTCTGCATTGGATTCATTTTTCCTGCAGCCATTACCCTCAG AGATCCTCATGGCATAGCAACGAACCGTGATAGGATCCTATCTGCTTTTATGATTGTGCTTGCGGTGTTCTCAAGTGCGGTGGCTATATACAGTgatgcccactctctcttccaGAAGAGCAAGGAGGCTTAG